A stretch of Myxococcus hansupus DNA encodes these proteins:
- a CDS encoding M1 family metallopeptidase: MRSLIPIFVAVAVLRCAHAPEAPPAAPVSAAPEWPEAQPPELRLPKSVQPTRYALDLKLLPAEPTFSGSVAIDVDVHESVRQIWLHGQDMEITQARVETNGRTLDARPVTASEGRLGLLLPEAIAPGKARIHLSFNGQVDRERSQGLYAVEEGGEPYLYTFFEPVDARRAFPCFDEPGFKVPWTLRITAKEEHVALANHPIVSREKLEGGLARVTFAESKPMPSYLVAFVVGPFDIVDAGTAGRNAAPLRFIVPRGRGAETAYAASVTPRIVSLIEDYFDMTYPYEKLDVAVVPRYWGTMEHPGLVALGQPLTLIRPGEETLARRRWYVNIANHELGHYWFGNIVTCNWWDDIWLNESLTSWLDRKTVELFDPSWEFALEQHTQSAMFALNTDSLAASLPVRKPANTHDEVLGAFDNGTTYAKGSAIIDMFESWLGEERMRDLLRGHIRKNEWGTTTADDFAGTLSAAAGPEVARAFRSFIDQPGAPRITAELQCQPGSPAKLKLQQERYVPAGSTVSAAQTWSVPVCVRAGTGKTSERACTMLTEATGELALPNKSCPAWVLLNAGGTGYYRAGYTREQLDRVAAAPKGALTVRERMMLLSDMEASANRGDLPLGDALRHVAATAKDDHRLIVQSGARLLYAVDEERLSTDERARFRAWVATMYGPRAKALGWEPRPGDDDTVKSSRPRLLALAALQGQDPALVRDANRLVKAWLADRKAVHPEAVSLALTVAARNGDKAFFDTLLARARATEDRTERSRVFGTLGAFRDPALMREALALVVGSEFDVRDTRPILMGAFTKAETRALAWAFYQEHFDALASRMRSDEVASLIGLTGTLCSEQSANEVEAFLTPRIAKLDNASHALATTLESIRLCGASARLNEQSVRDFLKKAR, encoded by the coding sequence ATGCGCTCGCTCATCCCCATATTCGTCGCGGTCGCCGTCCTCCGCTGTGCCCATGCGCCCGAAGCGCCACCCGCCGCGCCTGTGAGCGCGGCCCCGGAGTGGCCCGAGGCCCAGCCTCCCGAGCTGCGACTGCCGAAGTCGGTCCAGCCCACACGCTATGCGCTGGACCTGAAGCTCCTGCCCGCCGAGCCGACCTTCTCGGGCAGCGTCGCCATCGACGTGGACGTGCATGAGTCCGTGCGGCAAATCTGGCTGCACGGCCAGGACATGGAAATCACCCAGGCCCGCGTCGAGACGAACGGCCGCACCCTGGACGCGCGCCCCGTCACCGCCAGCGAGGGCCGCCTGGGCCTGCTGCTCCCCGAGGCCATCGCGCCCGGCAAGGCCCGCATCCACCTCAGCTTCAACGGACAGGTCGACCGCGAGCGCAGCCAGGGCCTCTACGCCGTGGAGGAAGGCGGCGAGCCGTACCTCTACACCTTCTTCGAGCCCGTCGACGCGCGCCGCGCCTTCCCCTGCTTCGACGAGCCGGGCTTCAAGGTGCCGTGGACCCTGCGCATCACCGCGAAGGAGGAGCACGTCGCGCTCGCCAACCACCCCATCGTCTCGCGAGAGAAGCTGGAGGGTGGCCTCGCGCGCGTCACGTTCGCCGAGAGCAAGCCGATGCCCAGCTACCTCGTCGCGTTCGTGGTGGGCCCCTTCGACATCGTGGACGCGGGCACCGCGGGCCGCAACGCCGCGCCGCTGCGCTTCATCGTGCCCCGTGGCCGGGGCGCGGAGACGGCCTACGCGGCCAGTGTCACGCCGCGCATCGTCTCGCTCATCGAGGACTACTTCGACATGACGTACCCTTACGAGAAGCTCGACGTGGCCGTGGTGCCTCGCTACTGGGGCACCATGGAGCACCCGGGCCTCGTGGCGCTCGGGCAGCCGCTGACGCTCATCCGCCCCGGCGAGGAGACGCTCGCGCGCCGCCGCTGGTACGTGAACATCGCCAACCACGAACTGGGGCACTACTGGTTCGGCAACATCGTCACCTGCAACTGGTGGGACGACATCTGGCTCAACGAGTCGCTCACCTCGTGGCTGGACCGCAAGACGGTGGAGCTTTTCGACCCGAGCTGGGAGTTCGCGCTGGAGCAGCACACCCAGTCCGCGATGTTCGCCCTGAACACGGACTCGCTCGCCGCATCCCTGCCGGTGCGCAAGCCGGCCAACACGCATGACGAGGTCCTGGGCGCGTTCGACAATGGCACCACGTACGCCAAGGGCTCGGCCATCATCGACATGTTCGAGTCCTGGCTCGGTGAGGAGCGCATGCGCGACCTGCTGCGCGGCCACATCCGCAAGAACGAATGGGGCACGACGACGGCGGACGACTTCGCGGGCACGCTGAGCGCCGCGGCGGGGCCGGAGGTCGCCCGCGCGTTCCGCAGCTTCATCGACCAGCCGGGCGCCCCGCGCATCACCGCCGAGCTGCAGTGCCAGCCGGGCTCGCCCGCGAAGCTGAAGCTCCAGCAGGAGCGCTACGTCCCCGCGGGCTCCACCGTGAGCGCGGCGCAGACGTGGTCCGTTCCCGTCTGCGTGCGCGCCGGCACGGGCAAGACGTCCGAGCGCGCGTGCACGATGCTCACCGAGGCCACCGGCGAACTGGCGCTCCCCAACAAGAGCTGCCCCGCGTGGGTGCTGCTCAACGCGGGCGGCACGGGCTACTACCGCGCGGGCTACACGCGGGAGCAGCTCGACCGCGTGGCCGCCGCGCCGAAGGGCGCCCTGACGGTGCGTGAGCGCATGATGTTGCTCTCCGACATGGAGGCCTCCGCGAACCGGGGTGACCTGCCGCTCGGCGATGCCCTGCGCCACGTCGCCGCGACCGCGAAGGACGACCACCGCCTCATCGTGCAGAGCGGCGCCCGGCTGCTGTACGCCGTCGACGAGGAGCGGCTGTCCACCGACGAGCGGGCGCGCTTCCGCGCCTGGGTGGCCACGATGTACGGCCCGCGCGCCAAGGCCCTGGGCTGGGAGCCTCGGCCGGGCGACGACGACACGGTGAAGTCGTCGCGTCCGCGGCTGCTGGCGCTGGCCGCCCTGCAGGGCCAGGACCCGGCGTTGGTTCGTGACGCGAACCGGCTCGTGAAGGCGTGGCTGGCGGACCGCAAGGCCGTCCACCCCGAAGCCGTGTCCCTCGCGCTCACGGTGGCGGCGCGCAACGGCGACAAGGCCTTCTTCGACACGCTGCTCGCGCGGGCGCGCGCGACGGAGGACCGGACCGAGCGCTCGCGCGTCTTCGGCACACTGGGTGCCTTCCGCGACCCGGCGCTGATGCGCGAGGCGCTGGCCCTGGTGGTGGGCTCGGAGTTCGACGTGCGCGACACCCGCCCCATCCTCATGGGGGCCTTCACCAAGGCGGAGACCCGGGCGCTCGCCTGGGCGTTCTACCAGGAGCACTTCGACGCGCTGGCGAGCCGGATGCGCTCGGACGAGGTCGCCTCCCTCATCGGACTGACGGGCACGCTGTGCAGCGAGCAGAGCGCCAACGAGGTGGAGGCCTTCCTCACGCCGCGCATCGCGAAGCTGGACAACGCCTCGCACGCCCTCGCCACCACGCTGGAGTCCATTCGCCTGTGCGGCGCGTCCGCCCGGCTGAACGAGCAGAGCGTCCGGGACTTCCTCAAGAAGGCCCGCTGA
- a CDS encoding PGRP and LysM peptidoglycan-binding domain-containing protein, with protein sequence MARTHTVEEGDCVSSIAHAHGLSPQHVWEAPGNEALRQERTSPHVLKPGDVVALPDRQVRHVPCATGRTHTFKLKGIPERFRLRLHEDGAPRTRVPYRLTLGQVVHEGETNDQGLIDCGIPPGAREAKLEVGGEEYTLSLGTLQPVSTDEGLRARLVNLGFLEEDATEEALAAAVAGFQAEAGLMPTGTVDDATRSKLREAHGA encoded by the coding sequence ATGGCCCGCACCCACACCGTTGAAGAAGGCGACTGCGTCTCCAGCATCGCCCACGCCCACGGGCTGAGCCCCCAACACGTCTGGGAGGCGCCCGGAAACGAAGCGCTTCGCCAGGAGCGGACCAGTCCGCACGTCCTCAAGCCGGGTGACGTGGTGGCGCTCCCGGACAGGCAGGTCCGGCACGTCCCCTGCGCGACGGGACGCACCCACACCTTCAAGCTCAAGGGCATTCCCGAGCGATTCCGCCTGCGGCTGCACGAGGACGGCGCCCCCCGAACCCGTGTGCCCTACCGGCTCACCCTCGGACAGGTCGTCCACGAAGGGGAGACGAACGACCAGGGCCTCATCGACTGCGGGATTCCTCCCGGGGCCCGTGAGGCGAAGCTGGAAGTTGGCGGTGAGGAGTACACGCTGTCGCTGGGAACGCTCCAGCCCGTCAGCACCGATGAAGGGTTGCGAGCGCGGCTGGTGAACCTGGGCTTCCTGGAGGAGGACGCCACGGAGGAAGCCCTCGCCGCCGCCGTCGCGGGCTTCCAAGCCGAAGCGGGACTGATGCCCACCGGCACGGTGGATGACGCCACGCGGAGCAAGCTGAGGGAGGCCCACGGTGCCTGA
- a CDS encoding arylamine N-acetyltransferase family protein, with product MFDVARYLERIGAGAEQPLGRLHRAHLESVPFENLDIHLERPIRLDTDALFEKVVVQRRGGFCYELNGLFAHLLTALGHRVTLLSAGVATSPGSGTYGPEFDHLALQVEDGRGRWLADVGFGEGFTEPLDLDSRDVQVRSGRGYRLAPEGDRLILWRDASTPEGWEAQYSLSLVPRQLTDFAGMCHHHQTSPDSHFTQRRLCTRLTPEGRVTVKEGMCVLTRGGVRTEHPLPDEAAWRRALVEHFGVILPVSE from the coding sequence ATGTTCGACGTCGCGCGCTACCTGGAGCGAATCGGCGCGGGCGCGGAGCAGCCTCTCGGAAGGCTGCACCGGGCCCACCTGGAGTCGGTCCCCTTCGAGAACCTCGACATCCACCTCGAGCGCCCCATCCGGCTCGACACCGACGCCCTCTTCGAGAAGGTCGTCGTCCAGCGGCGCGGTGGGTTCTGCTACGAGCTCAACGGCCTCTTCGCCCACCTGCTGACGGCGCTGGGGCACCGGGTGACGCTGCTGTCCGCGGGCGTGGCCACCTCACCGGGCAGCGGCACCTACGGCCCCGAGTTCGACCACCTCGCCCTCCAGGTCGAGGACGGGCGGGGCCGGTGGCTGGCGGATGTCGGCTTCGGGGAGGGCTTCACCGAGCCGCTCGACCTCGACAGCCGTGACGTCCAGGTGCGCTCCGGACGCGGCTACCGGCTGGCCCCGGAAGGCGACCGCCTCATCCTCTGGCGCGATGCCTCCACGCCAGAGGGCTGGGAGGCGCAGTACAGCCTGTCGCTCGTGCCCCGCCAGCTCACGGACTTCGCGGGCATGTGCCACCACCACCAGACGTCCCCGGACTCCCACTTCACCCAGCGCCGGCTGTGCACCCGGCTGACACCGGAAGGCCGCGTCACCGTGAAGGAGGGCATGTGTGTCCTCACCCGGGGAGGGGTGCGCACCGAACATCCCCTTCCGGACGAGGCCGCCTGGCGGCGCGCGCTCGTCGAACACTTCGGCGTCATCCTGCCCGTCTCGGAGTAG
- a CDS encoding DUF3857 domain-containing protein, which yields MSRFTVLAAVFVLTCPLWAQAKPAADETARAYAAEAMKQASSPRSAALLLRMHALVDEVEDLTPLLSTYAYVASRRSSDPNTRATAQMLLLDTERARGRLVRANEVKQWLGYVGDYYVTGGFENEGKAGCDTDFGPEAANLDLSATYPAAKGGNASWRKLTANTANGYIDLATAIRPNREAVAYAVTWLEAPQESRVSLGVGTSGAFRLWVNGQLAAKEDRYNLPRPDQTRVSVKLRKGLNRVLVKVCQESGPLGFYLRQESTNVRAALPAKAPALERGIAPQPQALPTLTSAMRALVEKNPADAALRGDYARVLNFFRTYDEREHTASAEAALAAEEAPKDARLQLLAAQTQRDDLNERRRFLEAAIAADPTLSEARVALADHEMDRGHPERVLPLLAPVLEKTPDDVNARLLLARAHEALGERPKAHALVEETFRLQPRVPRAVRAAAQVSRQLGRNREAMDRMRVVLALRFDDTGMRHTLATLLAEAGQVESAQREYAQLVTLNPFDNGSRVRLAELKASNGAVDDAVTLFAEARALSPDEPEVYEREGRALLAAGRRESALASFERSLVLRPQNPGLKEALRTLKGESTGAGMQYLVDARELAKEAEAYVHEDALYLVENTYVRVQQSGLSSRIHQRVIKVYNSRGVDAFRTIPVTYSPDRQEVRVLRARVVKADGSVVESYGENERNINEPWTGMYYDARAKILSFPSLAAGDTLELTYRLDDTAQDNLLSDYWGDVESVQGVYPKVRFQYLVDMPKARPLYWNKSKLTGLENAQETLDGGRVLYRWNAKHVAKVVPEPGMPGWAEVAQNLHVSTYQTWDQVGRYWWGLVRDQLQPNAELRQTVDQVLQGVDRKDELAVVRAIYNFVVTNTRYVALEFGIHGFKPYRVDRVLARRFGDCKDKASLIHSMLQVAGVESRLVLLRMRNLGSIGEEPASLAAFNHAIAYVPKFDLYLDGTAEFHGANELPSADRVANVLVVEPNGKSTFLTTPEAKAQDNATRISLDVALRPDGGADITGASTVGGQHAPDYRRAYRPEATRKSTFERAWAQSFPGLTVHEVKLSDTTRLDDQVALDFKMSIPRYSEVLPNGMRFLPFGTGRTYQQAYASLSERRFDLVMSSPWTNGFLLRYALPPGWTVAELPQAVEETTKFGHIKLSYRLEGGKLVAEGEVALSTARVSADDYPAFREFLGRVDRAFGRRVFIQNAANRTASSTP from the coding sequence ATGTCCCGCTTCACAGTGCTGGCCGCAGTCTTCGTGCTCACCTGCCCCCTCTGGGCGCAGGCGAAGCCGGCCGCGGATGAGACCGCCCGCGCCTACGCGGCCGAGGCGATGAAGCAGGCCTCCTCCCCTCGAAGCGCCGCCCTGCTGCTGCGAATGCACGCGCTGGTGGACGAGGTGGAGGACCTCACGCCCCTGTTGAGCACCTATGCCTACGTGGCGTCCCGCCGCAGCTCGGACCCGAACACCCGCGCCACCGCGCAGATGCTGCTCCTGGACACCGAGCGCGCCCGGGGCCGGCTGGTGCGCGCCAACGAGGTGAAGCAGTGGCTGGGCTACGTGGGCGACTACTACGTCACCGGCGGCTTCGAGAACGAAGGCAAGGCCGGCTGTGACACCGACTTCGGCCCCGAGGCGGCCAACCTGGACCTGTCCGCCACCTACCCCGCCGCCAAGGGGGGCAACGCGTCCTGGCGCAAGCTGACGGCGAACACCGCGAACGGCTACATCGACCTGGCCACCGCCATCCGCCCCAACCGCGAGGCCGTGGCCTACGCCGTCACCTGGCTGGAGGCGCCGCAGGAGTCGCGCGTGTCGCTGGGCGTGGGCACCTCCGGCGCGTTCCGCCTGTGGGTGAACGGGCAGCTCGCCGCGAAGGAGGACCGCTACAACCTGCCGCGCCCGGACCAGACGCGCGTGTCCGTGAAGCTGCGCAAGGGCCTCAACCGCGTCCTGGTGAAGGTGTGCCAGGAGTCCGGCCCGCTGGGCTTCTACCTGCGCCAGGAGTCCACCAACGTGCGCGCCGCGCTGCCGGCGAAGGCGCCCGCCCTGGAGCGGGGCATCGCGCCGCAGCCGCAGGCGCTGCCCACGCTCACCTCGGCCATGCGCGCCCTGGTGGAGAAGAACCCGGCGGACGCCGCGCTGCGCGGCGACTACGCCCGCGTGCTGAACTTCTTCCGCACCTATGACGAGCGCGAGCACACCGCCAGCGCCGAGGCCGCGCTCGCCGCCGAGGAAGCACCGAAGGACGCCCGCCTCCAGTTGCTCGCCGCGCAGACGCAGCGCGATGACCTGAACGAGCGCCGCCGCTTCCTGGAAGCCGCCATCGCGGCCGACCCCACCCTGTCGGAGGCCCGCGTGGCGCTGGCGGACCACGAGATGGACCGAGGCCACCCCGAGCGCGTGCTGCCCCTGCTGGCGCCCGTGCTGGAGAAGACGCCGGACGACGTCAACGCGCGGCTCCTGCTGGCGCGCGCGCACGAAGCGCTCGGTGAGCGACCCAAGGCCCACGCGCTGGTGGAGGAGACGTTCCGCCTGCAGCCCCGCGTGCCTCGCGCGGTGCGCGCCGCGGCGCAGGTGTCCCGGCAGCTCGGCCGCAACCGCGAGGCCATGGACCGCATGCGCGTGGTGCTGGCCCTGCGCTTCGACGACACCGGGATGCGCCACACGCTGGCCACGCTGCTGGCGGAGGCCGGTCAGGTGGAGTCCGCCCAGCGCGAGTACGCGCAGTTGGTGACGCTCAACCCCTTCGACAATGGCTCCCGCGTGCGGCTGGCCGAGCTGAAGGCCAGCAACGGCGCGGTGGACGACGCCGTCACCCTCTTCGCCGAGGCCCGCGCGCTGTCGCCGGACGAGCCCGAGGTGTACGAGCGCGAAGGCCGCGCCCTGCTGGCCGCCGGCCGCCGTGAGTCGGCGCTGGCGTCGTTCGAGCGCTCGCTCGTGCTGCGTCCGCAGAACCCGGGCCTGAAGGAAGCGCTGCGCACCCTCAAGGGCGAGAGCACGGGCGCCGGCATGCAGTACCTGGTGGATGCCCGGGAGCTGGCCAAGGAGGCCGAGGCCTACGTCCACGAGGACGCGCTCTACCTGGTGGAGAACACCTACGTGCGCGTGCAGCAGAGCGGCCTGTCCAGCCGCATCCACCAGCGCGTCATCAAGGTCTACAACTCGCGCGGCGTGGATGCGTTCCGCACCATCCCCGTCACCTACTCGCCGGACCGCCAGGAGGTGCGCGTGCTGCGCGCCCGCGTGGTGAAGGCGGACGGCTCCGTGGTGGAGAGCTACGGGGAGAACGAGCGCAACATCAACGAGCCGTGGACGGGCATGTACTACGACGCCCGCGCCAAGATTCTGTCCTTCCCCTCGCTGGCCGCGGGCGACACGCTGGAGCTGACGTACCGCCTGGACGACACCGCGCAGGACAACCTCCTGTCGGACTACTGGGGTGACGTGGAGAGCGTGCAGGGCGTCTACCCGAAGGTGCGCTTCCAGTACCTGGTGGACATGCCGAAGGCGCGGCCCCTGTACTGGAACAAGAGCAAGCTGACGGGCCTGGAGAACGCGCAGGAGACGCTCGACGGCGGCCGCGTGCTGTACCGCTGGAACGCGAAGCACGTCGCCAAGGTGGTGCCGGAGCCGGGCATGCCGGGCTGGGCCGAGGTGGCGCAGAACCTCCACGTCTCCACGTACCAGACGTGGGACCAGGTGGGCCGCTACTGGTGGGGCCTGGTTCGCGACCAGCTCCAGCCCAACGCGGAGCTGCGGCAGACGGTGGACCAGGTGCTCCAGGGCGTGGACCGCAAGGACGAGCTGGCGGTGGTGCGCGCCATCTACAACTTCGTGGTGACGAACACGCGCTACGTGGCGCTGGAGTTCGGCATCCACGGCTTCAAGCCCTACCGCGTGGACCGCGTGCTGGCGCGCCGCTTCGGTGACTGCAAGGACAAGGCGAGCCTCATCCACTCCATGCTCCAGGTGGCGGGCGTGGAGAGCCGGCTGGTGCTGCTGCGCATGCGCAACCTGGGCTCCATTGGCGAGGAGCCGGCGAGCCTCGCGGCCTTCAACCACGCCATCGCCTACGTGCCCAAGTTCGACCTGTACCTGGACGGCACCGCCGAGTTCCACGGCGCCAACGAGCTGCCCAGCGCGGACCGCGTGGCCAACGTGCTGGTGGTGGAGCCCAACGGCAAGAGCACCTTCCTCACCACGCCGGAGGCGAAGGCGCAGGACAACGCCACCCGCATCTCCCTGGACGTGGCGCTGCGCCCGGACGGCGGCGCCGACATCACCGGTGCCAGCACCGTGGGCGGCCAGCACGCGCCCGACTACCGCCGCGCCTACCGCCCCGAGGCCACGCGCAAGTCCACCTTCGAGCGCGCGTGGGCCCAGAGCTTCCCCGGCCTCACGGTGCACGAGGTGAAGCTGAGCGACACCACCCGCCTGGATGACCAGGTGGCGCTGGACTTCAAGATGAGCATCCCGCGCTACTCGGAGGTGCTCCCCAACGGCATGCGCTTCCTGCCCTTCGGCACGGGCCGCACCTACCAGCAGGCCTACGCCTCGCTGTCGGAGCGCCGCTTCGACCTGGTGATGTCCAGCCCGTGGACCAACGGCTTCCTCCTCCGCTACGCGCTGCCTCCCGGCTGGACGGTGGCGGAGCTGCCGCAGGCGGTGGAGGAGACGACGAAGTTCGGCCACATCAAGCTGAGCTACCGGCTGGAGGGCGGCAAGCTGGTGGCCGAGGGCGAGGTGGCCCTCTCCACCGCGCGCGTGTCCGCGGACGACTACCCGGCGTTCCGTGAGTTCCTCGGCCGGGTGGACCGCGCCTTCGGCCGCCGCGTGTTCATCCAGAACGCGGCCAACCGCACCGCGTCCTCGACGCCGTAA
- a CDS encoding bifunctional alpha,alpha-trehalose-phosphate synthase (UDP-forming)/trehalose-phosphatase, which yields MSRLLLVSNRLPVTVKVEKDTVSVVRSAGGLATGLRRPHERSGGLWIGWPGDVSRLSESQRARVDEQLAELRCVPLTLSASEVSRYYEGYSNRVLWPLCHYMLDRIPRQDRDWEVYRKVNERFADLVAKHYQPGDTIWVHDYQLMLVPGMLRQRLPGARIGYFHHIPFPSSEIFSTLPRRHELLKGLLGADLIGFHTVSYVRHFSGALLRQLGLDTDIDRIIWEGRDVRVAAFPMGIDAQAFESLAGDAGAAAEVAQLRKSAEGQRILLGIDRLDYTKGIPRRLLAVQRVLERTPAWRGRLRFIQVAVPSRTQVEAYANYRELVDELVGRINGTYGTVHNVPVHYLYRSFNERQLAALYRAADVMLVTPVRDGMNLVAKEFCAARPDDDGVLVLSEFAGAAAELGGALIVNPYDVDNMADAIEKALGMAEEERATRMRTLRKQVKSRDVHWWTSSFLDRLQGLPPVSERAEAGAPEALARMKQAPRLQLLLDYDGTLVGYAPRPELAAPDAELKALLARLVAKPGVSVSIVSGRPKETLEEWLGDLRVGLYAEHGLWSRPKPGDDWRMLEGVNFDWKERVRPELEAFSARVPGSFVEEKTASLAWHYRLVDAEFGALQSRELRLYLAEKFAGQSMDILPGDKVVEIRPQGVHKGRVVGEATRGAAPGSLVVAMGDDRTDEDLFACIPKGGLTIHAGNKPTRAAFRVKGPAEVRALLAGVLES from the coding sequence ATGTCCCGACTCCTGCTCGTCTCGAATCGACTCCCTGTCACCGTCAAGGTGGAGAAGGACACCGTCTCCGTGGTCCGCAGCGCTGGAGGGCTGGCCACGGGCCTTCGCCGTCCGCACGAGCGCTCGGGTGGGCTGTGGATTGGCTGGCCCGGGGACGTCTCCCGTCTGTCTGAAAGCCAACGCGCGCGCGTGGATGAGCAGCTCGCCGAGCTGCGCTGTGTACCGCTCACGCTGTCCGCCAGCGAGGTGAGCCGCTACTACGAGGGCTACTCCAACCGCGTCCTGTGGCCGTTGTGTCACTACATGCTGGACCGCATCCCACGTCAGGACCGCGACTGGGAGGTGTACCGCAAGGTCAACGAGCGCTTCGCGGACCTGGTGGCGAAGCACTACCAGCCCGGTGACACCATCTGGGTGCATGACTACCAGTTGATGCTGGTGCCCGGGATGTTGCGCCAGCGCCTGCCGGGCGCGCGCATCGGCTACTTCCACCACATCCCGTTCCCCTCGTCGGAAATCTTCAGCACGCTGCCGCGCCGTCACGAGCTGCTGAAGGGCTTGCTGGGCGCGGACCTCATCGGCTTCCACACGGTGAGCTACGTGCGGCACTTCTCCGGCGCGCTGCTGCGGCAGCTCGGGCTGGACACGGACATCGACCGCATCATCTGGGAAGGGCGCGACGTGCGTGTGGCGGCCTTCCCCATGGGCATCGACGCGCAGGCGTTCGAGTCCCTGGCGGGCGACGCGGGCGCGGCGGCGGAGGTCGCCCAACTGCGCAAGTCCGCGGAGGGGCAGCGCATCCTCCTGGGCATCGACCGGCTGGACTACACCAAGGGCATTCCCCGGCGGCTGTTGGCCGTGCAGCGCGTGTTGGAGCGCACGCCCGCGTGGCGCGGAAGGCTGCGCTTCATCCAGGTGGCGGTGCCCAGCCGGACGCAGGTGGAGGCCTACGCCAACTACCGCGAGCTGGTGGACGAGCTGGTGGGCCGCATCAACGGCACCTACGGCACCGTGCACAACGTGCCCGTGCACTACCTCTACCGCTCGTTCAACGAGCGGCAGTTGGCGGCGCTGTACCGGGCCGCGGACGTGATGCTCGTCACGCCGGTGCGCGACGGCATGAACCTGGTGGCGAAGGAGTTCTGCGCGGCGCGGCCGGATGATGACGGCGTCCTGGTGCTCAGTGAGTTCGCGGGCGCCGCGGCGGAGCTGGGCGGTGCGCTCATCGTCAACCCCTACGACGTGGACAACATGGCGGACGCCATCGAGAAGGCGCTGGGGATGGCGGAGGAGGAGCGCGCCACCCGCATGCGCACCCTGCGCAAGCAGGTGAAGTCGCGCGACGTGCATTGGTGGACGTCGTCCTTCCTCGACCGGCTCCAGGGCCTGCCCCCGGTGTCGGAGCGCGCCGAAGCGGGCGCCCCGGAGGCGCTGGCGCGGATGAAGCAGGCGCCGCGCCTGCAACTGCTCCTCGACTACGACGGGACGCTGGTGGGCTACGCGCCCAGGCCCGAGCTGGCGGCGCCCGACGCCGAGCTGAAGGCCTTGCTGGCCAGGCTCGTGGCGAAGCCGGGTGTCTCGGTCAGCATCGTCAGTGGCCGGCCGAAGGAGACGCTGGAGGAGTGGCTGGGCGATTTGCGCGTCGGCCTCTACGCGGAGCACGGCCTCTGGTCTCGCCCCAAACCGGGCGACGACTGGCGGATGTTGGAGGGCGTGAACTTCGACTGGAAGGAGCGGGTGCGGCCGGAGCTGGAGGCTTTCTCCGCGCGGGTGCCGGGCTCCTTCGTGGAGGAGAAGACGGCGTCGCTGGCGTGGCACTACCGGCTGGTGGACGCGGAGTTCGGCGCGCTCCAGTCCCGGGAGCTGCGGCTGTACCTCGCGGAGAAGTTCGCGGGGCAGTCCATGGACATCCTGCCGGGGGACAAGGTGGTGGAGATTCGTCCCCAGGGCGTCCACAAGGGCCGCGTCGTGGGCGAGGCCACGCGGGGCGCGGCGCCCGGCTCGCTCGTGGTGGCCATGGGGGATGACCGCACGGACGAGGACCTCTTCGCGTGCATTCCGAAGGGAGGCCTCACCATCCACGCGGGCAACAAGCCCACGCGGGCGGCCTTCCGGGTGAAGGGGCCCGCCGAGGTCCGGGCGCTATTGGCGGGGGTGCTGGAATCGTAG